In Vibrio coralliilyticus, the following are encoded in one genomic region:
- a CDS encoding cysteine-rich CWC family protein, giving the protein MKTPCIAACKNNGGICNGCHRTIDEIISWRNLSDNERETVIQALQGSVTSHLCPSCGQPAQCDISAGKSTCWCFSVEQRDTSSLTSNDTCLCRKCLNALPIV; this is encoded by the coding sequence TTGAAAACGCCCTGCATTGCTGCATGCAAAAATAATGGTGGGATCTGTAACGGCTGCCATCGAACTATAGACGAAATCATCAGTTGGAGAAACCTATCAGATAATGAAAGAGAGACTGTAATACAAGCTCTTCAGGGAAGCGTTACAAGTCACTTATGTCCTTCATGTGGGCAACCCGCTCAATGCGATATCAGTGCAGGGAAAAGTACGTGCTGGTGCTTTTCTGTCGAACAGCGTGACACCTCTTCCTTAACATCTAATGACACCTGTCTGTGTAGAAAATGTCTGAATGCGTTGCCGATTGTTTAA
- a CDS encoding DMT family transporter — protein MISGYLAMAATLLLWSGFFLSLRDGAHSDLTTADIALVRFLIPAIVLLPLVIKSKSVIKRVPKRYIMGMFLGCGLPYLLIAGAGMQLAPVSDGSALIPGTLPLFVSGIAVVLFKQPLSSHRILGLTLVVSGIAAFLYQGFGQPDSHLLKGYLLFLIGSLMWATFTICARVSSLNPLITAGFISLLSTLALPALIFSGNIDSYLFKTNVAEWPWKELAGHITLQGVGAGIVAAYTYLHAISVLGAERTAAFGAATPAIATLLAIVVFNEQPSVLGWFALGLICIGSLIASNVFMKQDTSLLYQPPKFK, from the coding sequence ATGATCTCAGGTTACTTGGCCATGGCCGCCACACTACTACTCTGGTCCGGCTTTTTCTTATCACTTCGTGACGGAGCACATTCCGACCTAACCACAGCGGATATCGCCTTAGTTCGATTCCTAATCCCCGCTATCGTGCTACTGCCTTTGGTTATCAAATCGAAATCCGTAATCAAAAGAGTACCAAAGCGCTACATAATGGGCATGTTTTTGGGTTGTGGCTTGCCCTACTTGCTTATCGCAGGTGCAGGAATGCAGCTTGCTCCCGTATCTGATGGTAGTGCACTGATTCCAGGAACGCTGCCATTGTTTGTTTCCGGAATTGCTGTCGTTTTATTTAAACAACCTTTGAGCTCACACCGCATTTTAGGGTTAACACTGGTAGTAAGCGGAATAGCGGCGTTTCTTTATCAAGGCTTTGGGCAACCAGATAGTCACCTGCTCAAGGGATACTTATTGTTTTTGATTGGAAGTTTGATGTGGGCGACATTTACTATCTGCGCCCGTGTTTCGAGCCTTAATCCACTTATCACCGCAGGGTTCATTTCGTTGTTATCAACGTTAGCTCTGCCCGCACTGATTTTCAGCGGCAACATAGACAGCTACTTATTCAAGACTAACGTTGCAGAGTGGCCTTGGAAGGAGCTGGCTGGTCATATTACTTTACAAGGTGTAGGTGCCGGTATAGTCGCTGCCTATACCTACTTACACGCGATCTCTGTACTAGGTGCAGAACGTACCGCCGCTTTTGGTGCAGCAACACCAGCCATTGCGACTTTGCTAGCAATAGTTGTATTTAACGAGCAGCCAAGCGTGCTTGGATGGTTCGCGCTTGGGTTAATCTGTATCGGTAGCCTAATAGCCAGTAATGTTTTCATGAAACAGGATACCTCTTTGCTCTATCAACCGCCTAAGTTTAAATAA
- a CDS encoding ATPase RavA domain-containing protein — translation MISPTRVSHSQKALLSERINKLAHALSDGVYEREDTIKMCLLAALAGESVFLLGPPGIAKSLIAKRLIQAFDNSSYFEYLMTRFSTPEEVFGPLSIQELKDNGRYLRLTEGYLPTAQVVFLDEIWKAGPAILNTLLTVVNEKTFKNGSDVERVPMRLLVSASNELPDEDSGLEALYDRMLVRIFVNRIQNKQNFKSMLTVGTPQEAQIPEGLAITDEEYHLWQSELEKLQLSDEVFEKLYELKQMLEQAAMESTGADIADTDMYVSDRRWKKAVKLLKASAYFNGRDAVNPLDLLLLQDCLWNSPESREVVQRVVKEFALKQAFDQQEVEQQISLCREELAEVQEELESEFGIMLSMESTTGLLKKQIHSYDISDAKTYKVGSAFDLVKLVLLQSNMSVSESEKGDSRWVYVPKNELERVIKEGNGDVYGYVNQNTNMCRLRFDIDSANNLVIKDIANRAVLVSVVTNKGLDEGLYQSWLTKSEQALAQLEHAEHHLLKVRSNFHGALPHSFIDQDLPRAMEASLQHIQQVLESTKTECGRTVLRFRNLNQFFS, via the coding sequence ATGATTAGCCCTACCAGAGTCTCCCACTCGCAAAAAGCGTTACTCTCTGAACGAATTAACAAATTAGCGCATGCCTTATCTGATGGGGTCTACGAGCGTGAAGATACCATCAAAATGTGTTTGCTTGCAGCGCTGGCAGGTGAAAGCGTATTTCTCTTAGGTCCACCAGGTATTGCGAAAAGCCTTATTGCTAAACGGCTTATTCAAGCCTTCGACAATTCTTCTTATTTTGAATACTTGATGACTCGCTTTTCAACGCCTGAAGAGGTGTTCGGGCCTCTGAGCATTCAAGAACTGAAAGATAATGGCCGCTATCTTCGTTTGACAGAAGGGTATCTACCAACAGCTCAAGTGGTATTTTTGGATGAAATTTGGAAGGCGGGGCCTGCCATTCTCAACACATTGTTGACGGTAGTAAATGAGAAAACGTTCAAAAATGGCAGTGACGTAGAGCGTGTACCTATGCGCCTTTTGGTTTCGGCTTCCAATGAATTGCCGGATGAAGACAGTGGCCTAGAAGCCCTCTATGACCGAATGTTAGTGCGTATTTTTGTTAATCGAATTCAAAACAAGCAAAACTTTAAGTCGATGTTAACGGTAGGGACGCCTCAAGAAGCGCAGATCCCAGAAGGTTTAGCTATTACCGATGAAGAATACCATCTGTGGCAGTCGGAGCTTGAAAAGTTACAGCTTAGTGATGAAGTGTTCGAAAAGCTCTACGAACTGAAACAGATGTTAGAACAAGCCGCCATGGAAAGTACTGGAGCTGACATCGCAGATACTGACATGTACGTATCGGATCGTCGTTGGAAAAAGGCGGTTAAGTTACTCAAAGCGAGCGCATATTTTAACGGTAGAGATGCGGTCAATCCGCTCGATTTACTGCTTCTACAGGATTGTTTATGGAACAGCCCTGAGTCTCGAGAGGTAGTTCAAAGAGTAGTCAAAGAATTTGCTCTTAAACAAGCTTTTGATCAACAAGAGGTTGAACAGCAGATCAGTCTATGTCGAGAAGAATTGGCTGAAGTTCAGGAAGAGTTAGAGTCTGAATTTGGCATTATGTTATCGATGGAATCGACAACCGGGTTACTCAAAAAACAAATTCATAGTTACGATATTTCGGATGCAAAAACTTACAAAGTAGGCAGTGCTTTCGACTTGGTTAAGTTGGTGCTACTGCAGAGTAATATGTCGGTATCTGAATCCGAGAAAGGCGACAGTCGCTGGGTTTACGTGCCTAAGAATGAGTTGGAGCGAGTCATTAAAGAAGGGAACGGTGATGTCTATGGATACGTGAACCAGAACACCAATATGTGTCGGCTTCGATTTGATATTGATTCTGCGAACAATCTGGTCATTAAAGATATAGCCAACAGGGCTGTGCTGGTGTCGGTCGTGACGAATAAAGGGTTAGATGAAGGCTTATATCAAAGTTGGCTGACAAAATCAGAACAAGCACTCGCTCAGCTTGAACATGCTGAGCATCACTTATTGAAAGTACGCTCTAATTTCCACGGTGCATTACCGCACAGCTTTATTGATCAAGACTTACCTAGGGCGATGGAAGCAAGCCTCCAGCATATTCAACAAGTTCTTGAGTCCACCAAAACTGAATGTGGACGTACGGTTTTACGTTTTAGAAACCTAAACCAGTTCTTCTCTTAA
- a CDS encoding NUDIX hydrolase → MDTPLNILHTWKGISLQEEQTTLPNGKTITHTTISHPGAAVILPIENNGNIVLINQYRPSLKKWLLELPAGTLESNEPIELCAVRELAEETGYSAETMISLGQVTPLAGFCDEIQYLFVAKGLSEVTKFACDEDEVIEVVSLSVKEIEQKIIDGELTDAKTIACLSKAKLCGYI, encoded by the coding sequence ATGGATACACCTTTGAATATTTTACATACATGGAAAGGCATTTCCCTTCAGGAAGAGCAAACTACCCTACCTAATGGTAAAACCATCACTCACACTACTATTTCTCATCCTGGCGCTGCCGTTATTTTGCCAATTGAAAACAATGGGAATATCGTTCTTATTAATCAATATCGTCCCTCTCTCAAGAAATGGCTACTCGAGCTACCAGCCGGAACACTCGAATCTAATGAACCCATTGAGCTTTGTGCAGTAAGAGAACTGGCAGAAGAAACTGGTTACAGCGCTGAAACCATGATATCTCTAGGGCAAGTCACACCTTTGGCAGGCTTCTGCGATGAGATTCAATACCTATTTGTCGCGAAAGGCCTCTCAGAGGTGACAAAATTTGCGTGCGATGAAGATGAAGTCATTGAAGTGGTGTCTCTATCAGTAAAAGAAATCGAACAAAAGATTATCGATGGAGAGCTCACCGATGCCAAAACGATCGCATGTTTGAGTAAAGCAAAGTTATGCGGATACATATAG
- a CDS encoding chemotaxis protein, protein MAKTISKANQSQGMLMFTLTKSEQLFAIGTLKVREIVPYQPTTQIPYSHHHVIGTVTIRDKTIPVINMPAAIGFRPIQPEEYNSCYLIVTDCLRTIVAFMVRSIEKIIECDWRSIEPSPQSAGRNVFVTGITRFEDQIVQMLDVELLLSKIYPQYESTKIPMLTDIERERLKALNILLVDDSSIARKQLADALDSINISYQIRNNGIEALELMKEEAERGQPIQLLVSDIEMPGLDGYELAFETQSEQQLSNAYIILHTSLSSEICVDRARQVGAHEALEKFNAGDLIKAMLRGAAKLESGNPTERIEVEV, encoded by the coding sequence ATGGCAAAAACAATCAGTAAAGCAAATCAGTCTCAAGGCATGTTGATGTTCACTCTGACTAAAAGTGAACAACTTTTTGCTATTGGCACACTAAAGGTTCGTGAGATTGTCCCGTATCAACCGACAACTCAAATTCCCTACTCGCACCACCATGTGATTGGTACTGTTACGATTCGAGATAAAACCATTCCAGTGATTAACATGCCTGCGGCTATTGGCTTCAGACCTATACAACCGGAAGAGTATAACTCTTGTTATTTGATTGTGACAGATTGCCTAAGGACTATCGTTGCCTTTATGGTGCGGTCAATTGAAAAAATCATTGAATGTGATTGGCGCTCCATAGAACCATCTCCCCAATCTGCAGGCCGAAATGTCTTTGTGACAGGTATCACTCGTTTTGAAGATCAGATCGTTCAGATGCTCGATGTCGAACTGCTTCTGTCGAAAATCTACCCACAGTACGAATCCACAAAGATTCCAATGTTGACAGATATTGAACGTGAACGACTCAAAGCATTAAATATTTTGCTTGTCGATGATTCCTCTATTGCAAGAAAACAACTCGCTGATGCTCTTGATAGCATTAATATTTCCTATCAAATACGAAACAATGGCATTGAAGCACTTGAACTGATGAAAGAGGAAGCAGAGCGTGGGCAGCCTATTCAGCTATTAGTGAGCGATATTGAAATGCCGGGACTAGACGGTTACGAGTTGGCCTTTGAAACCCAAAGTGAGCAGCAACTGAGTAACGCTTACATCATTCTTCATACCTCACTATCGAGCGAGATCTGTGTGGACAGAGCACGCCAAGTCGGCGCACATGAAGCCCTTGAAAAGTTTAATGCTGGGGATTTAATCAAAGCTATGCTGAGAGGTGCTGCCAAGCTTGAGTCCGGAAACCCAACAGAGCGAATCGAAGTAGAAGTTTAA
- the ltaE gene encoding low-specificity L-threonine aldolase: protein MDFRSDTVTKPTQAMRQAMADALVGDDVYGDDPTVNSLEAWVAERHGFEAALFTTSGTQANLLGLMAHCERGDEYLCGQQAHNYKYEAGGAAVLGSIQPQPIENNPDGTLDFDKLKAAIKPDDSHFARTKLLSLENTINGKVLPLSYLAQAREFVDQHGLLLHLDGARAYNAAVALDVDIKEIAKHFDSMTICLSKGLSAPIGSLLLGSKAYIAKARRLRKMVGGGMRQAGILAAAGKLALTEQVEQLKVDHANAKLLATELSQLQGFHVNPDFVQTNIVFAKLDDNVDIHAIASKLSEDGITISPGNPIRFVTHKDVSKSDIKLLVDKLKTYL, encoded by the coding sequence ATGGATTTCCGTTCGGATACCGTCACCAAACCAACCCAAGCAATGAGACAAGCAATGGCCGACGCGTTAGTTGGAGATGACGTATACGGTGACGACCCGACCGTTAATTCGCTAGAAGCATGGGTAGCAGAGCGCCATGGCTTCGAAGCTGCGCTTTTCACCACCTCCGGCACACAAGCCAACCTGCTTGGTTTAATGGCGCATTGCGAACGAGGCGATGAGTATTTGTGTGGCCAACAAGCGCATAACTACAAATATGAAGCTGGGGGTGCTGCAGTGCTTGGGTCCATTCAGCCTCAGCCAATCGAAAACAACCCAGATGGCACACTGGATTTCGATAAACTAAAAGCCGCAATCAAACCCGATGATAGCCATTTTGCTCGTACTAAATTACTAAGCCTAGAAAACACCATCAATGGCAAAGTGCTTCCATTGTCTTACCTAGCACAAGCCCGTGAGTTTGTTGATCAACACGGCCTTTTACTCCACCTTGATGGAGCGAGAGCTTACAACGCGGCGGTTGCTCTCGATGTGGATATAAAAGAGATCGCCAAACACTTTGACTCAATGACAATCTGTCTGTCAAAGGGCCTTTCTGCACCTATTGGCTCATTGCTTCTTGGCAGCAAAGCTTATATCGCTAAGGCTCGCCGATTACGCAAAATGGTCGGCGGTGGTATGCGTCAGGCTGGTATTCTTGCTGCGGCAGGCAAACTGGCATTGACAGAGCAAGTAGAGCAACTCAAAGTTGACCACGCTAACGCGAAGCTTCTGGCGACAGAATTAAGTCAGCTTCAAGGCTTCCACGTCAACCCTGATTTCGTTCAGACTAATATTGTCTTTGCTAAGCTAGACGACAACGTCGATATCCACGCCATTGCAAGTAAATTGAGTGAAGATGGCATTACCATTTCACCAGGAAACCCAATACGCTTTGTAACTCATAAAGACGTTTCTAAATCTGACATTAAGTTGCTTGTCGATAAGTTAAAAACATATTTATAG
- the viaA gene encoding ATPase RavA stimulator ViaA, with amino-acid sequence MLGADGLNLALMIADSGIIDSAVNDLMARSQVMALTENRGVKTKVKNHLLKWRGSVKKRITRVCETERFQQELGLYQEVIHWDEATFFEKVPDVIKKLEWHSAFYLQARRLIEKNKGVNNPMFPHYFCDQWYQSLSDAIHQAQVSELEASKEKALKDLYQRMETMKNMDKVTEEGDENSVGRLWDMASAKLSKTDLSVMKRHAEFLKKNQGLQEIVEKLGRMAGQVDDPDLNRAPTEELQMVEEKSDEATDDIVGIHESDDLNKLLPNETMFLAYPELEVVFYKHLVDKRLMNYRMQGKSRTLRKVKAQKPEHKQVDVEKGPFIVCVDASGSMSGFPEQCAKAMAYALMQIALAEDRDCFVILFSTEQITYELTRQDGLREASDFLTYSFHGGTDLEPVLIKSIDLMCGDKYKNADMVVISDFIAPQQSPEIQDKVTQLKKSKNRFHAISLSKYGNPELMSMFDHSWAYHPNLVGRIMKKW; translated from the coding sequence ATGTTAGGAGCCGACGGACTCAATCTCGCGTTAATGATTGCAGACTCAGGGATCATCGACTCTGCAGTGAATGATTTAATGGCGCGATCTCAAGTGATGGCGCTCACCGAAAACAGAGGGGTGAAAACCAAAGTTAAAAACCATCTGTTGAAGTGGCGAGGGAGCGTTAAGAAACGAATTACTCGAGTGTGTGAAACGGAGCGATTTCAGCAAGAGTTGGGACTCTATCAAGAGGTGATTCATTGGGATGAAGCCACGTTTTTTGAAAAGGTTCCTGACGTCATTAAGAAACTGGAATGGCATTCTGCTTTTTATCTTCAAGCTCGTCGACTTATAGAGAAGAATAAAGGGGTAAACAACCCAATGTTTCCTCATTACTTCTGTGACCAGTGGTATCAAAGTCTGTCAGATGCCATCCATCAGGCTCAGGTGAGTGAGCTGGAAGCAAGCAAAGAAAAAGCTCTGAAAGATCTCTATCAGCGTATGGAAACCATGAAGAACATGGATAAAGTCACTGAGGAAGGCGATGAAAACAGTGTTGGGCGTCTGTGGGATATGGCTTCTGCGAAACTGAGTAAAACGGATTTATCAGTAATGAAACGTCATGCCGAGTTTCTGAAAAAGAATCAGGGCTTACAGGAAATTGTTGAAAAGTTAGGGCGAATGGCTGGTCAGGTTGACGATCCGGATTTAAATCGCGCTCCAACTGAAGAATTGCAAATGGTCGAAGAAAAATCGGATGAAGCAACAGATGATATTGTTGGTATCCACGAAAGTGATGACCTCAATAAGTTACTTCCGAACGAGACCATGTTTTTGGCCTACCCAGAGTTAGAGGTGGTTTTTTATAAGCACTTAGTCGACAAGCGGCTTATGAATTATCGTATGCAAGGTAAATCTCGTACTCTGCGTAAAGTGAAAGCGCAGAAGCCGGAGCACAAGCAAGTTGATGTCGAAAAAGGCCCGTTCATCGTTTGTGTTGATGCATCTGGCTCTATGAGCGGGTTCCCAGAGCAATGTGCAAAAGCAATGGCTTATGCGCTCATGCAGATCGCTTTGGCCGAAGATCGTGATTGTTTTGTTATTTTGTTTTCCACAGAACAAATTACCTATGAGCTGACGAGGCAAGATGGTTTGAGGGAAGCGAGTGACTTTCTTACATACAGTTTCCATGGTGGAACGGACTTAGAACCCGTTTTGATCAAGTCTATTGACTTGATGTGTGGTGATAAATACAAAAATGCCGATATGGTGGTGATTTCTGATTTTATCGCCCCCCAACAATCTCCGGAAATCCAAGATAAAGTTACGCAGCTTAAAAAGAGTAAGAACCGATTTCACGCGATCAGTTTGTCAAAATACGGTAACCCTGAGCTTATGTCTATGTTTGATCATAGTTGGGCTTATCATCCCAACCTAGTCGGTAGGATAATGAAGAAGTGGTAA
- the ppiC gene encoding peptidylprolyl isomerase PpiC: MANTAAALHILVKHKEQAEDIIKQLKKGAKFQTLAKKYSTCPSGKKGGDLGEFRRGQMVPQFDKVCFQGETLVPHLVKTKFGWHVVKVLYRT; this comes from the coding sequence ATGGCAAATACAGCAGCTGCTTTACACATTTTGGTCAAGCATAAAGAACAGGCTGAAGACATTATCAAACAGCTGAAGAAAGGCGCTAAGTTTCAGACATTGGCGAAGAAGTATTCCACTTGTCCATCAGGCAAAAAAGGTGGGGATTTGGGAGAGTTTCGCCGAGGGCAAATGGTTCCGCAATTCGATAAAGTATGTTTTCAAGGTGAAACGCTCGTTCCTCATTTAGTAAAAACCAAATTCGGATGGCACGTAGTTAAGGTGCTTTATCGAACATAA
- a CDS encoding exopolyphosphatase, which yields MSKQKHRLVTRSDFDGLVCAVLLKQLDLIDDIKFVHPKDMQDGIIDITPQDIVTNLPYVEQAHLVFDHHLSEMIRNQGDRSNHIIDPNAPSAARVVWEYYGGEETFPSDWLAMMEAVDKGDSAQFSRDEVLDSTGWNLLNFLMDARTGLGRFRNFRISNYNLMMDLIEYCTSHSIEEILEHPDVKERIDLYKEHENLFKEQIQRCATVYDNLVFLDLTGEETIFAGNRFMIYALYPQCNISIHKMWGFQKQNIVFATGKSIFDRSSKTNVGELMLKYGGGGHKAAGTCQIDNDKADAVQKELIQAITSDG from the coding sequence ATGTCGAAACAGAAACATCGTTTAGTGACACGAAGTGATTTTGACGGACTAGTGTGTGCCGTACTTCTTAAGCAACTTGACCTTATTGATGATATTAAGTTTGTTCATCCAAAAGACATGCAAGATGGCATTATAGATATTACCCCTCAAGATATTGTCACGAATCTTCCCTATGTTGAGCAGGCTCACCTTGTGTTTGACCATCACCTGTCGGAAATGATTCGCAATCAAGGAGATCGATCAAATCATATTATTGACCCAAATGCCCCCTCCGCGGCTCGTGTTGTTTGGGAGTACTATGGTGGAGAAGAGACTTTTCCCTCTGACTGGCTAGCAATGATGGAGGCAGTTGATAAAGGTGATTCGGCGCAGTTTAGCCGAGATGAAGTTCTCGACTCAACAGGTTGGAATCTACTTAATTTTTTGATGGATGCTAGAACAGGTTTAGGGCGCTTTAGAAATTTCAGAATTTCAAACTACAACCTGATGATGGATTTGATTGAGTATTGTACTTCTCACTCGATAGAAGAAATCCTTGAGCATCCTGATGTCAAAGAACGTATTGATCTTTATAAAGAGCACGAGAACTTATTCAAAGAGCAGATCCAGCGTTGTGCCACAGTGTATGACAATTTAGTGTTTCTCGATCTTACTGGAGAAGAAACAATCTTCGCTGGTAATCGATTCATGATATATGCCTTATACCCTCAGTGTAATATCTCAATTCATAAAATGTGGGGATTTCAAAAACAGAATATTGTATTTGCTACGGGTAAATCGATATTTGACAGAAGCTCAAAAACGAATGTGGGTGAGCTAATGCTAAAGTATGGCGGGGGTGGACATAAGGCCGCTGGAACTTGCCAGATTGATAATGATAAAGCGGATGCTGTGCAAAAAGAGTTGATTCAAGCGATCACTTCCGATGGATAA
- a CDS encoding glycosyl hydrolase family 18 protein, with amino-acid sequence MSIKYNCQLGKKGILKPLSAIIALSLGTVSMDVYAAPSAATLDWNMTSVKSQSFVEINGEAGQQSYKKTVVRNDQVTFPVEWDVWYNSGTPATEWQVRINDEVIFSEAINGPTGSAFSGETQVQIDKAGQYDMTVNICDANGECSTSPVHAVSVTDTDGKGMAPLEMNVDGNNQSFPPQPDGTVVGTYFVEWSQYDRKFTVDNIPADNLTHIIYGFVPICGPNDSLTDPNSQRALQLACGDSQDYEVVVHDQWGAFGSNLPGTADSSIKGTYGQMMALKQRYPDLKILPSIGGWTLSDPFFGFTDKKNRDTFVASVKEFLLTWKFYDGVDIDWEYPGGTGANPDLGDPENDGPAYVALMRELRQMLDELSAETGRTYELTSAIGAGWDKIEDVDYPDATQYMDYLFVMTYDFYGAWDNNLGHQAALYCGSHVSSAQCEGTLTPDDGPEYTTDNAAKELLKQGVSPSKLVLGAAMYGRGWKGVTRDSMSDPANPITGVGNGPIAGSWEAGVIDYKDLASNYFGQPGVEEFYDEPAKAPYLYKEATSEVITYDDERSVKAKAAYVRSQGFAGLFSWEIDADNGDILNAMQQGLLDGGEPGNQPPVADAGNDIVIDTAQSVQLDGSGSRDNDGSITSYQWEQVSGPNLSITDPNKAIATVTVPDTGTNETYSFKLTVMDDENATSYDTMSIKAEFGSEPENTPPVADISGPEQAEAGNNVVLDASGSNDADGDNLTYQWSSSDVTLIENGDNASFIAPEFTQDTHVTVSVTVSDGKASDTASLSILVKASDDGNPGEYPQYVEGTPYEAGDRVTNVGENYECKPYPYSGWCSGAAWAYAPGTGSAWSDAWIKL; translated from the coding sequence ATGAGCATAAAATACAATTGTCAGTTGGGTAAAAAAGGCATTTTAAAACCATTGTCTGCAATTATCGCACTCAGTTTAGGAACAGTTAGCATGGATGTATACGCTGCGCCATCGGCTGCAACTTTGGACTGGAATATGACTAGCGTGAAGAGCCAGTCATTTGTTGAGATTAACGGAGAAGCAGGCCAGCAATCTTACAAAAAGACCGTGGTAAGAAATGACCAAGTAACTTTCCCAGTAGAATGGGATGTTTGGTACAACAGCGGAACACCAGCAACAGAATGGCAAGTTCGCATAAATGATGAGGTCATCTTTTCTGAAGCGATCAATGGCCCTACAGGCTCTGCTTTTTCAGGCGAAACGCAAGTACAAATAGATAAAGCAGGCCAATACGACATGACCGTTAATATTTGTGACGCTAACGGGGAGTGCTCAACTTCACCTGTCCACGCTGTTTCGGTGACAGATACTGATGGCAAAGGCATGGCGCCACTGGAAATGAACGTCGACGGCAATAACCAATCTTTTCCCCCACAGCCAGATGGTACGGTTGTAGGGACCTATTTTGTCGAATGGAGCCAATATGACCGCAAGTTCACGGTGGATAACATCCCAGCGGACAATCTAACGCATATCATATATGGATTTGTTCCAATATGTGGCCCTAATGATTCGTTAACCGACCCGAACTCGCAAAGAGCCCTGCAACTGGCTTGTGGTGATTCTCAGGATTATGAAGTTGTGGTTCATGACCAATGGGGCGCATTTGGTTCAAACTTGCCGGGTACTGCGGATTCATCTATCAAAGGCACTTACGGTCAGATGATGGCATTAAAGCAGCGTTACCCAGACCTAAAAATTCTTCCTTCGATTGGTGGCTGGACATTGTCCGACCCGTTCTTTGGCTTCACCGATAAAAAGAATCGCGATACCTTCGTCGCCTCAGTGAAAGAATTTCTTCTGACATGGAAATTTTACGATGGCGTTGACATTGACTGGGAGTACCCAGGCGGAACCGGTGCGAACCCAGATCTAGGTGACCCAGAAAATGACGGTCCTGCCTACGTTGCACTGATGAGAGAGCTTCGTCAAATGTTGGATGAGCTGTCTGCAGAGACAGGTCGAACCTATGAGCTAACTTCTGCTATTGGCGCAGGCTGGGACAAAATAGAAGACGTTGATTACCCTGATGCCACTCAATACATGGATTACCTCTTCGTTATGACATATGACTTCTATGGAGCATGGGACAATAACCTCGGTCATCAGGCCGCACTATATTGTGGTTCTCACGTCTCTTCAGCCCAGTGTGAAGGAACGTTAACGCCGGACGACGGCCCTGAATACACAACCGATAATGCAGCTAAAGAGCTACTTAAACAAGGCGTATCGCCAAGTAAGTTAGTACTGGGGGCAGCCATGTACGGTCGAGGCTGGAAAGGGGTTACTCGCGATAGTATGTCCGATCCTGCAAACCCTATCACTGGTGTCGGTAATGGCCCCATTGCTGGCAGCTGGGAAGCAGGTGTCATTGACTATAAAGATCTTGCCAGTAATTACTTTGGCCAACCGGGCGTTGAAGAATTTTACGACGAGCCTGCAAAAGCGCCATATCTCTACAAAGAAGCGACTAGTGAAGTGATCACCTATGATGACGAACGTTCTGTTAAAGCCAAAGCTGCCTACGTACGATCTCAAGGTTTTGCAGGCTTGTTCTCTTGGGAAATCGATGCTGACAATGGCGATATCCTTAATGCCATGCAGCAAGGACTCCTTGATGGTGGAGAGCCAGGTAATCAGCCTCCGGTTGCCGATGCTGGTAATGACATCGTCATTGACACGGCTCAAAGCGTTCAACTCGATGGGTCTGGTTCACGTGACAACGATGGGAGTATTACCTCCTATCAATGGGAACAGGTTTCTGGCCCTAACTTGAGCATAACCGACCCAAATAAAGCGATCGCTACAGTGACAGTGCCAGATACAGGAACGAATGAGACTTACAGCTTCAAACTAACCGTCATGGATGATGAAAACGCAACGTCCTATGACACCATGAGTATTAAAGCTGAGTTTGGCAGTGAACCAGAAAACACACCGCCGGTTGCTGACATTAGCGGCCCAGAACAAGCTGAAGCTGGTAACAACGTTGTATTAGATGCTTCTGGCAGCAACGATGCTGATGGCGACAACCTGACTTATCAGTGGAGTTCATCTGATGTCACGCTCATTGAAAATGGTGACAACGCAAGCTTTATCGCTCCTGAGTTTACGCAAGATACCCATGTCACTGTCTCTGTCACGGTTTCAGATGGCAAGGCTTCTGATACGGCCAGCTTATCTATTCTGGTAAAAGCGAGTGATGACGGTAACCCTGGCGAGTACCCACAATATGTTGAAGGAACTCCGTACGAAGCTGGAGACCGCGTGACTAATGTAGGAGAAAACTACGAGTGTAAACCTTACCCATACTCAGGTTGGTGTTCAGGCGCGGCTTGGGCATATGCCCCAGGAACGGGCTCAGCTTGGAGTGACGCTTGGATTAAGCTCTAA